One segment of Comamonas thiooxydans DNA contains the following:
- a CDS encoding glycosyltransferase, which translates to MSQVKIAASEYAKGNYSAALDIYLSLGKTLGEEIFRVNVFLCEQRLKKADQLPVGNREMMHPEMHVLRGSMKKDIACLQVRGPGARLDISAAVAYAINDDKESRKSVLLFRFLDKFGNIINDVPGVGMSASFKQHFKYLNSNSKSVEEDLKEVFKISLPVNVSRVEISLASFGISENENIAVRIQGKCTSDVIEEENRLKDITAQVLPNPITHDKKIKRYTSDLVVACILDEFTSECLSHEVNLIKLTQESWKDELENINPDFLLVESCWRGNDGNWGTLSKGSGGGKKLSGLLGYCKQRGIPTVFWNKEDPPHYDKFGAIAALFDLALTTDVNMVPRYKSDFGIDVYPLSFGAQPKIHNPIRVIDRQEKAVFAGSYYGDKPKRCEDFNEVMSQLQAAGIQYDIYDRNYQKSIEKFSFPEKYQKCIIGNLPPEEVWKAHKGYKYQVNMNSVQDSATMFARRVYESLASGTPVISNESVGVRELFGDIVIMPGEYSISEQLRNLEASPSRYTELARRGVRKVMREHTYGHRIQSLCRLLGIDVDLKQPSATMAFTVRSEAEVVRAKEIFELQTLPNKHLFIELENFDNSYKFLNYSNDTVTYAMSFAHQFYSDDASFYSGQNIIKCNINQLLSSEALEDSVYWGDFTS; encoded by the coding sequence ATGTCTCAGGTAAAAATAGCTGCATCCGAGTACGCTAAAGGTAATTATTCTGCTGCTTTGGATATATATTTATCACTTGGAAAGACATTAGGTGAGGAGATTTTTCGTGTCAATGTTTTTTTATGTGAGCAAAGGTTAAAAAAAGCTGATCAGCTTCCGGTAGGAAATCGAGAAATGATGCATCCAGAAATGCATGTTCTTCGAGGATCAATGAAAAAAGATATTGCGTGTTTGCAGGTTCGAGGGCCAGGAGCTAGATTGGATATTTCTGCTGCTGTAGCTTACGCTATTAATGATGATAAAGAATCTAGAAAGTCAGTTCTGCTTTTCCGATTTTTAGATAAATTTGGAAATATCATTAATGATGTTCCTGGTGTCGGAATGTCAGCCTCTTTTAAACAACATTTTAAGTATTTAAATTCTAATTCAAAGTCAGTGGAAGAGGACTTAAAAGAGGTTTTTAAAATATCATTGCCCGTTAATGTGTCAAGAGTGGAAATATCCTTGGCAAGTTTCGGGATCTCTGAAAATGAAAACATAGCCGTTCGAATACAAGGGAAATGTACTTCCGACGTTATTGAGGAGGAAAATAGGTTAAAAGATATAACGGCACAGGTATTGCCAAACCCAATTACTCATGATAAAAAAATAAAACGCTATACCTCTGACTTGGTTGTTGCTTGCATTCTTGATGAGTTCACATCGGAGTGCCTGTCTCATGAAGTTAATTTAATCAAGTTGACGCAAGAGAGCTGGAAAGATGAGTTGGAAAATATTAATCCTGATTTTCTGCTGGTTGAGAGTTGCTGGCGTGGGAACGATGGGAATTGGGGCACCTTGAGTAAAGGGAGCGGTGGTGGAAAAAAATTAAGTGGACTTCTTGGGTATTGTAAACAGCGAGGAATACCTACTGTATTTTGGAATAAAGAAGATCCTCCCCACTATGATAAATTCGGCGCTATTGCTGCACTGTTTGACTTAGCTCTTACCACCGATGTAAATATGGTGCCGCGCTACAAGTCTGACTTTGGTATAGATGTTTATCCCTTGTCGTTTGGTGCTCAGCCAAAGATTCATAATCCCATAAGAGTTATTGATCGCCAAGAAAAAGCTGTATTCGCTGGCTCTTACTACGGCGATAAACCTAAACGCTGTGAAGATTTCAATGAGGTAATGAGCCAGCTTCAGGCAGCAGGTATTCAATATGATATTTATGATAGGAATTATCAAAAATCCATAGAGAAATTCTCATTTCCGGAGAAATATCAAAAATGTATTATTGGTAATTTACCACCGGAAGAGGTCTGGAAGGCTCACAAAGGCTATAAGTACCAGGTGAATATGAATTCCGTGCAGGACTCCGCAACTATGTTTGCTCGCCGTGTTTATGAGTCTTTGGCATCTGGTACGCCAGTGATCAGTAATGAATCAGTAGGTGTTCGAGAATTGTTTGGCGATATAGTAATAATGCCTGGTGAATATAGTATCAGTGAACAATTGAGAAATCTAGAAGCCTCGCCCAGTCGGTATACCGAGCTTGCCCGTCGAGGTGTGCGCAAAGTGATGCGTGAGCACACCTATGGTCATCGGATCCAAAGCCTGTGCCGTCTTCTTGGGATCGATGTCGATCTCAAACAACCATCGGCCACAATGGCTTTTACTGTCAGAAGCGAGGCCGAGGTTGTAAGAGCTAAAGAAATTTTTGAGCTGCAAACACTACCGAATAAACACCTATTTATAGAGCTGGAAAAC
- the wecC gene encoding UDP-N-acetyl-D-mannosamine dehydrogenase — translation MFEKISMIGLGYIGLPTATLFASRKKKVVGVDVSQHAVDTINQGKIHIVEPELDILVHAAVSEGWLRATTKPEAADAFLIAVPTPFKEDHQPDLSYIEAAAKSIARVLQKGNLVVLESTSPVGATEQMAAWLAEARPDLTFPQQAGEDADVQVAHCPERVLPGHVVRELVTNDRVIGGMTKKASEMAVALYKTFVEGDCIVTNARTAEMCKLTENSFRDVNIAFANELSMICDEQGINVWELIALANRHPRVNILQPGAGVGGHCIAVDPWFIVASNPDQAKIIRAAREVNDHKPEWVLEKVKSAIVDAMTKNPGSTMADIKVACLGLAFKPNIDDLRESPAMEITHKVAALGCQVLTVEPNIHELPQKLVRSNLKLSPLEDALSSADVVCVLVKHSAFINKVGVIRGHAKSIDAVGLFE, via the coding sequence ATGTTTGAAAAAATCTCCATGATCGGCTTGGGTTATATTGGCCTGCCTACCGCAACTTTGTTTGCATCGCGCAAGAAAAAAGTCGTTGGGGTGGATGTCAGCCAGCACGCGGTGGATACTATTAATCAAGGCAAGATCCATATTGTTGAGCCCGAACTGGATATTCTGGTGCATGCGGCTGTGTCTGAAGGTTGGCTGCGCGCGACCACAAAGCCGGAAGCTGCCGACGCTTTTTTGATTGCGGTTCCCACCCCCTTCAAAGAAGACCACCAGCCTGATTTGAGTTATATCGAAGCTGCAGCAAAGTCGATCGCTCGAGTTCTGCAGAAAGGTAATCTGGTGGTGTTGGAGTCAACGTCGCCCGTTGGTGCAACCGAGCAGATGGCAGCTTGGCTAGCGGAAGCACGTCCTGATCTCACCTTTCCACAACAGGCTGGTGAAGATGCCGACGTGCAGGTGGCTCATTGTCCTGAGCGTGTTTTGCCTGGTCACGTGGTGCGAGAACTGGTTACGAATGATCGTGTAATCGGTGGGATGACCAAAAAGGCTAGTGAAATGGCTGTCGCCCTATATAAGACGTTTGTGGAAGGTGATTGCATTGTTACCAATGCCCGAACGGCAGAGATGTGCAAGCTGACGGAAAATAGCTTTCGCGATGTCAATATTGCCTTCGCCAATGAGCTGTCGATGATTTGCGACGAGCAAGGCATTAATGTTTGGGAATTGATCGCTTTGGCTAACCGCCACCCCCGCGTCAATATTCTTCAGCCTGGTGCAGGTGTCGGTGGGCACTGCATTGCCGTTGATCCTTGGTTTATCGTTGCTAGCAACCCCGATCAGGCAAAAATTATTCGTGCGGCGCGTGAGGTGAATGACCACAAGCCGGAATGGGTGCTGGAAAAGGTCAAAAGTGCCATTGTGGACGCCATGACGAAAAATCCTGGTAGTACTATGGCTGATATCAAAGTAGCTTGTTTGGGTCTGGCCTTCAAGCCCAATATTGATGACCTGCGTGAAAGTCCTGCAATGGAAATAACGCACAAGGTGGCGGCGTTGGGTTGCCAAGTATTGACGGTTGAACCAAATATTCATGAACTACCTCAAAAGTTGGTCCGTAGCAATTTGAAGCTTTCTCCTCTGGAAGATGCATTAAGCAGTGCAGATGTAGTTTGTGTACTTGTGAAGCACAGCGCCTTTATCAATAAGGTTGGTGTTATCCGGGGTCACGCTAAATCAATTGATGCAGTCGGCCTTTTTGAATAA
- the wecB gene encoding non-hydrolyzing UDP-N-acetylglucosamine 2-epimerase — protein MKVLTVFGTRPEAIKMAPVVRALAANPVLDAKVCVTAQHRQMLDQVLEIFDIRPDFDLNLMKPGQDLSDITSNVLLGMREVYKQWQPDIILVHGDTTTTMAASLSAYYAKIKVGHVEAGLRTHNKYAPWPEEMNRCLTGAIADIHFAPTPKAQANLLAEGVAPHAIHVTGNTVIDALLDVVQRVRTDTALQQRFAEQFGFIDPSKRLILVTGHRRENFGQGFENICHALAQLAQRSDVQIVYPVHLNPQVQEPVRRILGNVPNVVLIEPQDYLPFVYLMDRCTLLITDSGGVQEEAPSLGKPVLVMRDTTERPEAVDAGTVKLVGTNTEAIVQHATELLDSSVAYQAMARAHNPYGDGQASARIAQLLQATV, from the coding sequence ATGAAAGTGCTTACTGTTTTTGGAACGAGACCCGAGGCTATAAAAATGGCCCCAGTGGTCAGAGCCCTGGCCGCCAACCCGGTACTAGATGCCAAAGTCTGCGTGACGGCGCAGCATCGTCAGATGCTGGATCAAGTGTTGGAGATTTTTGATATTCGCCCAGACTTTGATCTTAATCTGATGAAGCCCGGCCAAGATCTGTCTGACATCACTAGCAATGTCTTGCTGGGCATGCGTGAGGTATATAAGCAATGGCAGCCTGACATTATCTTGGTGCATGGTGATACCACTACCACCATGGCAGCCAGCCTGTCGGCGTATTACGCCAAGATCAAGGTGGGGCATGTGGAGGCAGGTCTGCGTACCCACAACAAATATGCGCCCTGGCCAGAAGAGATGAACCGTTGTCTGACAGGGGCGATTGCAGACATCCACTTTGCTCCCACTCCTAAGGCACAAGCCAATTTACTGGCTGAAGGTGTGGCGCCTCATGCTATTCATGTCACAGGTAATACCGTGATTGATGCTTTGCTTGATGTCGTGCAGCGTGTACGGACCGACACTGCTTTGCAGCAGCGTTTTGCCGAGCAATTTGGCTTTATCGACCCTAGCAAGCGCCTGATTCTGGTGACTGGTCACCGCCGTGAAAACTTTGGTCAGGGCTTTGAAAATATTTGCCATGCGCTGGCTCAGCTTGCGCAGCGTAGCGACGTGCAGATTGTGTACCCAGTGCACTTGAATCCCCAGGTTCAGGAACCAGTGCGCCGTATTCTGGGCAATGTCCCCAATGTGGTACTGATAGAGCCGCAAGACTATCTGCCCTTCGTGTATCTCATGGATCGCTGCACTTTGTTGATTACCGATTCTGGCGGTGTACAGGAAGAGGCCCCATCTTTGGGTAAGCCTGTACTGGTCATGCGTGACACCACGGAGCGCCCTGAAGCCGTGGATGCTGGCACAGTCAAGTTGGTTGGCACCAATACTGAAGCTATCGTTCAGCACGCGACTGAACTGCTGGATAGTTCTGTTGCATACCAAGCAATGGCTCGCGCCCACAACCCTTATGGCGACGGCCAAGCCTCAGCACGCATTGCCCAGCTGCTGCAAGCTACTGTTTAA
- a CDS encoding glycosyltransferase family 4 protein, translated as MNIREESINAQGEVLSELLDISRYQWQCGDWNSLAQLREGSIRNSSNRAEIAILVAIALFQVGDIAKAKKYIDISIKWGGSKELIGRLLISASYINLSRAANFSGDSKRSLLFLEKSVNARGGYLKNNKEILFSKNQEGKRNLISSGEKYNFRGKNELLLGKRILIVLWFRSLSGGGLHENVRDTANAILEACGEPVVICPKSSFAEELIASGIRVIQVDFEIFGFEKTIHDCLVNYDLVHCHPGPSRKVGLKLAGMANCPLMMTIHGAWDDGISGYVEKIDAIVAVSQFIRDSLLEKIPQAKSKILLIPNGVDVSEFKFDAEFNSGNFCAAFVGRIDTDKKDGIDLLKKLWEKQAVNEIPLFKWRVAGDGPLLNDLRAFSKKIFENDEHIEYLGWLDRKSLANLLSETNFAIAAGRSGSEALASGCSTVLSGREGHMLVKNWKNFTDAVYSNFGGFGSQYSKVSFEEVVDFVNECYSEFKENSILKKDIIRKYIKKYHNRNCIGEMIVHQYAGLIMGK; from the coding sequence ATGAATATAAGAGAAGAGTCCATCAACGCACAAGGTGAAGTTCTTTCAGAGTTACTGGACATTAGTCGTTATCAGTGGCAATGTGGTGATTGGAATAGTCTCGCTCAATTAAGAGAGGGTTCGATAAGGAATAGTTCCAATCGAGCTGAAATTGCTATTTTGGTTGCAATCGCCCTGTTTCAAGTTGGAGATATTGCTAAAGCAAAAAAGTATATCGATATCTCGATAAAATGGGGTGGGAGTAAGGAGCTGATTGGGAGATTGTTGATATCTGCTAGCTACATTAACCTTAGTCGTGCCGCCAATTTTTCTGGGGACAGTAAGAGGTCATTGCTTTTTCTTGAGAAATCTGTCAATGCTAGAGGGGGATATTTAAAAAATAATAAAGAAATCCTCTTTTCGAAAAATCAAGAAGGAAAAAGGAATCTTATTTCTTCAGGCGAAAAGTATAACTTCAGAGGTAAAAATGAACTACTTCTGGGAAAAAGAATATTAATAGTTCTTTGGTTCAGAAGTCTTTCTGGTGGTGGTCTTCACGAAAATGTGAGGGATACCGCCAACGCAATCTTGGAAGCGTGTGGAGAACCTGTTGTTATTTGTCCCAAATCAAGTTTTGCTGAAGAGCTGATAGCCTCCGGGATTCGTGTGATTCAGGTTGATTTTGAAATTTTCGGATTTGAAAAGACTATTCATGATTGCTTAGTGAACTACGATTTAGTTCATTGCCATCCAGGGCCAAGCAGAAAAGTAGGCTTAAAACTAGCAGGTATGGCCAATTGTCCCCTTATGATGACGATACATGGAGCATGGGATGACGGAATTTCTGGATATGTAGAGAAGATTGACGCGATTGTAGCTGTATCGCAGTTTATAAGAGATAGTTTGCTCGAAAAAATTCCACAGGCAAAATCTAAAATACTATTAATTCCTAATGGGGTGGATGTATCAGAGTTTAAATTTGATGCTGAATTTAATAGTGGAAATTTCTGTGCAGCTTTTGTTGGTCGAATAGATACTGATAAAAAAGACGGTATAGACTTGCTTAAAAAGTTATGGGAGAAGCAGGCTGTTAATGAGATTCCTTTATTTAAGTGGAGAGTGGCAGGTGACGGTCCTCTTTTAAATGACCTGAGGGCGTTTAGTAAGAAAATATTTGAAAATGACGAGCATATAGAATATCTGGGATGGTTAGATAGAAAATCCCTTGCAAATTTGCTTTCTGAAACAAATTTTGCGATTGCTGCAGGTAGAAGCGGGAGTGAAGCCTTGGCAAGCGGTTGTTCTACAGTGCTTTCTGGAAGAGAAGGCCATATGCTCGTGAAAAATTGGAAAAATTTCACCGACGCTGTGTATAGCAATTTTGGTGGTTTTGGATCTCAATATTCAAAAGTTTCCTTTGAAGAGGTTGTTGATTTTGTAAATGAATGTTATTCCGAATTTAAAGAAAATTCCATTTTGAAAAAAGATATTATTCGAAAATATATAAAAAAATATCATAATAGAAATTGTATTGGAGAAATGATAGTTCATCAATACGCAGGTTTAATAATGGGGAAATAA
- a CDS encoding chromosome partitioning protein ParA: MNKIIVVGHPQSGFESVEELLLDCGMAEAKPSRREGFVPAQISETLVKVHGAVPVQHVCVADQLAQIEVAPVWQGLALDLMLANMEQSLWGWADAQAVYLLDYWKSQDPQTVFVLVFDEPQSMFTRQAMEHADASPQEQEARINGWLAYNSALLHFHLRNPERSLLVHAAQVKASAQSYLQQLSLHVDAQLRLPTEEAQSLADHDSQDLGNDLMQVSAGPVGKQKQALDCNPLAQWLAQQLLEEYPQATELYEQLQAAASLPQRSQTQTGRQLVASSAQANRKYQAWSAFVAQQAAMQAHAQRLLQLGKELDEQALQVQQREWQIEQLNQAGAKAQQSAREQERLLAAKVTELQSSGQENQLLLKQLHKVQEELESRYLQATQQEKALAELNKIKADLKTAQEKNTALQAVGREKQTLLVKAQQSAQEQERLLAIKVTELHSSGEESQLLLKQLHKVQEELERRYQQAIQQEKALTELNKVKADLRAAQEKNTALQAIGREKQTLQEQLQKVQQELANRKAQAQQEEKTQAELPRVKAELKAAQDKTVQLQRSEEQLKRQLQAQGAKASAAIDLEKENELLLTQLHKVQEELERYYLENSKLKATQKPQPQAYYGAADRVKQQLSYRLGATMIRQSRSIGGWLNMPFALRAEAKRYTRDQAANKSLQLPPITQYRDAHEAELIKQHLSYRLGACLVANTKTLGGRISLPWSLYAEVKAFRKERQSY; this comes from the coding sequence ATGAACAAAATTATTGTGGTGGGGCACCCTCAGTCGGGCTTTGAGAGTGTGGAGGAGTTGCTGCTGGACTGTGGCATGGCCGAGGCCAAGCCATCCAGGCGCGAAGGCTTTGTGCCAGCACAGATCAGTGAAACGCTGGTCAAAGTGCATGGCGCTGTTCCGGTGCAGCATGTGTGTGTTGCCGATCAGCTTGCACAGATCGAGGTGGCGCCGGTCTGGCAGGGTCTGGCACTGGACTTGATGCTGGCCAATATGGAGCAGTCTTTGTGGGGCTGGGCTGATGCACAGGCGGTCTATCTGCTGGATTACTGGAAGTCACAAGATCCTCAGACGGTGTTCGTTCTGGTGTTTGATGAGCCGCAAAGCATGTTTACACGCCAGGCCATGGAGCATGCTGACGCAAGTCCGCAAGAGCAGGAGGCCAGAATCAACGGCTGGCTTGCCTATAACTCCGCGCTGCTGCATTTTCATTTGCGCAATCCTGAACGCAGCCTGCTTGTTCACGCAGCGCAGGTAAAGGCATCGGCGCAAAGCTATTTGCAGCAACTCAGCTTGCATGTCGATGCCCAACTTCGATTGCCCACCGAAGAGGCTCAATCGTTAGCTGATCACGATAGCCAGGACCTGGGCAATGACCTTATGCAGGTCAGCGCTGGCCCGGTGGGCAAGCAAAAGCAAGCTCTTGATTGCAATCCTCTGGCTCAATGGCTTGCTCAGCAACTGTTGGAAGAATATCCGCAAGCGACTGAGCTTTATGAGCAGTTGCAGGCTGCTGCGTCGCTGCCGCAGCGCAGCCAGACGCAGACAGGAAGACAGTTGGTCGCATCAAGCGCGCAGGCCAATCGCAAATATCAGGCCTGGTCGGCTTTTGTCGCGCAGCAGGCTGCCATGCAGGCGCATGCCCAGCGCCTGCTGCAATTGGGTAAAGAACTGGACGAACAAGCCCTGCAAGTGCAGCAGCGTGAGTGGCAGATTGAGCAGTTGAATCAGGCTGGTGCGAAAGCGCAGCAGAGTGCACGGGAGCAGGAGCGCCTGCTGGCCGCCAAAGTCACTGAATTGCAGTCCAGTGGACAGGAAAATCAACTGCTGCTGAAGCAATTGCACAAAGTGCAGGAAGAGCTTGAAAGCCGCTATCTGCAAGCCACCCAGCAGGAAAAAGCTTTGGCGGAGCTGAACAAAATCAAGGCTGATTTGAAAACTGCGCAGGAAAAGAACACCGCCTTGCAAGCTGTTGGGCGGGAAAAGCAGACCTTACTTGTCAAAGCACAGCAGAGTGCACAGGAGCAGGAGCGCCTGCTGGCCATCAAGGTCACTGAACTGCATTCAAGTGGAGAGGAAAGCCAGTTGTTGCTGAAGCAACTGCACAAAGTACAGGAAGAGCTTGAACGCCGCTATCAGCAAGCCATCCAGCAGGAAAAGGCTTTGACGGAGCTGAACAAAGTCAAGGCTGATCTGAGAGCTGCGCAGGAGAAGAACACGGCCTTGCAAGCCATTGGGCGGGAAAAACAGACGCTGCAGGAGCAGCTGCAGAAAGTTCAGCAGGAGCTGGCAAACCGCAAGGCCCAGGCTCAGCAGGAGGAAAAGACTCAGGCCGAGCTGCCAAGAGTCAAGGCAGAGCTGAAAGCTGCGCAGGACAAAACCGTGCAACTGCAGCGAAGCGAAGAGCAGCTGAAAAGACAATTACAGGCTCAAGGTGCGAAGGCTTCTGCCGCTATTGACCTGGAAAAAGAAAACGAGCTGCTGCTAACCCAATTGCACAAGGTGCAGGAAGAGTTAGAGCGCTATTACCTGGAAAACAGCAAGCTCAAAGCCACGCAGAAACCGCAGCCGCAGGCCTATTACGGTGCTGCGGATCGCGTGAAGCAACAGCTTTCTTATCGCCTGGGTGCCACCATGATCAGGCAATCGCGCAGCATCGGCGGTTGGTTGAATATGCCTTTTGCATTGCGCGCCGAGGCAAAACGTTACACGCGGGATCAGGCTGCAAACAAAAGCCTCCAACTACCGCCCATCACGCAATATCGTGATGCGCACGAGGCAGAGCTGATCAAACAACATCTCTCATATCGTTTAGGTGCTTGCTTGGTGGCAAATACCAAAACACTGGGCGGCCGTATTTCCCTGCCTTGGAGCCTGTACGCGGAGGTGAAGGCATTCAGAAAAGAGCGCCAGTCGTACTGA
- a CDS encoding polysaccharide biosynthesis/export family protein gives MQRFIAHTCISSAVAVLLTGLVPAQAQVSQAGSRQDTSASSVDPFQINQALGLLPSGGTSSDASASRSGAAVPMQAPVLPQAPQTADYTANLNSDVFGANLFTGNFARAGATQFNPDYLVTVGDRIHLRLWGGFTFDSVAAVDPQGNIFLPQVGPIKVLGIANKNLQQQVEAAVRRVFRANVYSYASLAAAQPVRIFVGGNVMRPGLYNGTSMDSLLNYLDQAGGIDPERGSFLTVQVKRGSSVRATFNLYDFLLKGHLPLLQLNDGDVIFVPPIANRVRVSGLVNNAKRFEFAQGSETVAQLMQLAKPQAQATHVRIARNTGTVKNTEYYPLQEANALVLQNGDELEFTADKKPGTITVRVEGEHMNSQEYVLPYGTRLGSLMQNIQTSTDAEPESIQLFRQSVKDRQKEMLATSLRSLETALLTARSGSSEEARLRKEEADLTLQWVERAKKVEPTGQVQIAQAAQRDNMLLENGDVIRIPRKDGLVLVSGEVLFPNAVAFDGSLSLKDYIDRAGGFTQTADAARVVVAHRDGAFEQVDTGKLFENTRLKAGDQVLVLPKVDEKKRQFWKDITQIMYQIAIGAKVVFGL, from the coding sequence ATGCAACGTTTTATCGCGCATACCTGTATCAGCTCGGCAGTCGCGGTGCTGCTGACTGGTTTGGTACCGGCTCAGGCACAAGTCTCTCAAGCTGGTTCACGTCAGGACACATCGGCGTCCAGTGTTGATCCTTTCCAGATCAATCAGGCGCTGGGCTTGTTGCCTTCTGGCGGGACTTCCAGCGATGCTTCGGCAAGCCGTTCTGGCGCTGCTGTCCCAATGCAAGCACCTGTGTTGCCACAAGCACCCCAGACTGCGGATTACACGGCCAACCTCAATAGCGATGTATTTGGTGCGAATCTGTTTACCGGCAACTTTGCTCGTGCCGGGGCAACCCAGTTCAACCCCGATTATTTGGTGACGGTGGGTGACCGTATCCATTTGCGGCTTTGGGGTGGTTTTACCTTTGACAGCGTGGCTGCGGTCGATCCGCAAGGCAATATCTTTTTACCTCAGGTCGGGCCGATCAAGGTACTGGGCATTGCCAACAAAAATCTTCAGCAGCAGGTAGAGGCAGCAGTACGCCGCGTGTTTCGCGCCAATGTCTACAGCTATGCCAGCCTGGCTGCTGCGCAGCCGGTGCGCATCTTTGTGGGTGGCAATGTCATGCGTCCGGGTCTGTACAACGGCACCAGCATGGACAGCCTGCTCAACTACCTGGACCAGGCGGGCGGCATAGACCCGGAGCGAGGCAGCTTTTTGACCGTTCAGGTCAAGCGCGGCAGCTCCGTGCGTGCAACTTTCAATCTCTATGACTTTCTGCTCAAAGGCCATCTGCCGCTGCTGCAACTCAATGATGGAGATGTGATTTTTGTCCCCCCCATTGCCAACCGGGTGCGCGTATCGGGTCTTGTGAACAATGCCAAGCGTTTTGAGTTTGCCCAGGGCTCTGAAACCGTTGCCCAGTTGATGCAGTTGGCCAAGCCACAGGCGCAGGCCACTCATGTGCGCATTGCTCGCAATACCGGCACAGTCAAAAACACGGAGTACTACCCGCTGCAGGAGGCCAATGCCTTGGTGCTGCAAAACGGCGATGAGCTGGAATTTACCGCTGACAAGAAGCCCGGCACCATTACGGTGCGCGTCGAAGGCGAGCACATGAACTCTCAGGAGTATGTGTTGCCTTATGGCACCCGCCTGGGCTCTCTGATGCAGAACATTCAGACCTCGACAGACGCCGAGCCTGAAAGCATTCAACTCTTCCGCCAGAGCGTGAAGGATCGCCAGAAGGAGATGCTGGCTACCAGCTTGCGCAGCCTGGAAACGGCACTGCTTACGGCCCGCAGCGGCAGCAGCGAAGAGGCTCGACTGCGCAAGGAAGAAGCCGATCTGACATTGCAATGGGTGGAGCGCGCCAAGAAGGTGGAGCCCACTGGCCAGGTTCAGATTGCGCAGGCTGCACAGCGTGACAATATGTTGCTGGAAAACGGCGACGTCATTCGCATACCGCGCAAGGATGGCCTCGTTCTGGTCAGCGGGGAGGTGCTCTTTCCCAATGCAGTGGCTTTCGACGGCTCTCTGAGCCTCAAGGACTATATCGATCGAGCTGGCGGTTTCACCCAGACAGCGGATGCTGCCCGTGTGGTTGTCGCGCACAGGGATGGCGCGTTCGAGCAGGTCGATACCGGCAAGCTTTTTGAAAATACCCGCCTCAAGGCCGGCGATCAAGTGCTGGTATTGCCGAAGGTAGACGAGAAAAAACGCCAGTTCTGGAAGGACATCACCCAGATCATGTACCAGATCGCTATTGGTGCAAAGGTTGTGTTTGGTCTTTGA
- a CDS encoding chain-length determining protein, translated as MTDFLKKEYFKNYCKAVWRLKALAIALCVSILAIIYWGVIASDRYVSEARVLIQRTDMAALQALDFGSLLAGGDGISRADQMLLRDRLLSVDMLLQLDKDLNLREHYSSHDHDVLSRMFFHDASLEFFHRHFLSRISVEYDEYAGVLVIQAQAYDAEMARKITSALVHEGERYMNTLGHQLAQEQVNFLEKQVKERGEHALNARQRVLSFQNAKGLISPQSAAENLAGVVNKLDEQLTELSARKTALLGYLAPTAPAVVEVDLQIQAVEKQIKTEKARLTSAKGQSLNKTVEEYQRLELEAQFQQDAYKSALVALEKGRVEATRTLKKVLVLQSPSMPEYPLRPRRLYNIATFILGALLLAGLVQLLASIVRDHRD; from the coding sequence ATGACTGATTTCTTAAAAAAAGAATACTTCAAGAATTATTGCAAAGCCGTCTGGCGCTTGAAGGCCCTCGCCATTGCATTATGTGTATCTATATTGGCTATTATCTATTGGGGGGTTATCGCTTCTGATCGCTATGTTTCCGAAGCCCGTGTGCTGATTCAGCGTACCGATATGGCGGCTTTACAAGCGCTCGACTTTGGATCGCTGTTGGCCGGGGGGGACGGAATCTCACGTGCAGATCAGATGTTGCTGCGCGACCGATTGCTGTCCGTCGATATGTTGCTGCAGTTGGATAAGGATCTGAATCTACGCGAACATTACAGCAGCCACGATCATGACGTGCTTTCGCGCATGTTCTTCCATGATGCATCGCTGGAATTTTTTCACCGGCATTTTCTCTCGCGCATCAGCGTGGAATATGACGAGTATGCCGGTGTGCTGGTCATTCAGGCTCAGGCCTATGACGCTGAAATGGCTAGGAAGATCACCAGCGCATTGGTGCATGAAGGCGAGCGTTACATGAATACGCTGGGTCATCAATTGGCACAGGAGCAGGTGAATTTTCTTGAGAAGCAGGTCAAGGAGCGTGGCGAGCATGCACTGAACGCGCGTCAGCGCGTGCTGTCCTTCCAGAATGCCAAGGGTCTGATCTCGCCTCAGTCCGCGGCCGAAAATCTGGCCGGCGTGGTCAACAAGCTGGATGAGCAGCTAACCGAACTCAGTGCGCGCAAGACTGCGTTGCTGGGCTATCTTGCTCCCACGGCTCCCGCTGTAGTGGAGGTTGATCTGCAGATACAGGCCGTGGAAAAGCAGATCAAGACGGAAAAGGCCCGCTTGACCAGCGCCAAGGGGCAATCGCTGAACAAGACGGTAGAAGAGTACCAGCGCCTGGAACTGGAGGCGCAGTTTCAACAGGACGCTTACAAGAGCGCCTTGGTCGCACTGGAAAAGGGCCGGGTAGAGGCAACGCGAACCTTGAAGAAGGTGCTGGTGCTGCAAAGCCCATCGATGCCTGAATACCCTCTGCGCCCCCGCCGCCTCTATAACATTGCCACCTTTATTCTGGGTGCCTTGCTGCTGGCCGGGCTGGTGCAATTGCTGGCATCCATCGTGCGCGACCACCGCGACTGA